The Sesamum indicum cultivar Zhongzhi No. 13 linkage group LG1, S_indicum_v1.0, whole genome shotgun sequence genome includes a window with the following:
- the LOC105173143 gene encoding delta(8)-fatty-acid desaturase, with product MADNKEKYITSDELKKHNKSDDLWISIQGKVYNVTDWAKVHPGGDIPLLNLAGQDVTDAFIAFHPGSAWKHLDRFFTGYYLEDFQVSEVSKDYRRLAAEFAKSGMFEKKGHGVIYSLCFVSVLLFACFYGVLFSDSFSIHMLSGALLGFSWMQVAYMGHDSGHYQIMMTRGCNKLAQILTGNCLTGISIAWWKWTHNAHHVACNSLDHDPDLQHLPFLAVSASLFQSLTSVFYGRKLTFDSFARFFVSYQHLTFYPVMCVARVNLYVQTFLLLFSKRKVPDRALNILGILVFWTWFPLLVSCLPNWNERVLFVLVSFCVTSIQHVQFCLNHFAANVYIGAPKGNDWFEKQTSGTIDIACSAWMDWFFGGLQFQLEHHLFPRLPRCHLRKISPLVQELCKKHNLPYRSLSFFEANIWTLKTLRTAALEARDLSSPVSKNLLWEAVNTHG from the coding sequence ATGGCTGATAACAAGGAGAAATACATTACCTCTGATGAACTAAAGAAGCACAACAAATCTGATGACCTCTGGATTTCTATCCAGGGAAAGGTTTACAATGTCACAGATTGGGCTAAAGTTCACCCTGGTGGGGATATTCCGCTCCTGAATTTGGCTGGCCAAGACGTGACAGATGCATTCATTGCTTTTCATCCGGGTTCCGCCTGGAAACACCTTGATAGGTTCTTTACAGGGTATTACCTGGAGGATTTCCAGGTTTCTGAGGTTTCCAAGGACTACAGAAGGCTAGCAGCCGAGTTTGCTAAATCTGGAATGTTTGAGAAAAAAGGGCATGGCGTGATCTACTCcctttgttttgtttctgtGTTGCTTTTTGCCTGTTTCTATGGCGTTCTATTTTCTGATAGTTTCTCGATTCATATGCTTTCCGGGGCTTTATTGGGATTCTCGTGGATGCAAGTGGCTTATATGGGTCATGATTCTGGTCATTATCAGATAATGATGACCCGAGGATGCAACAAACTTGCGCAGATTTTAACTGGAAATTGCCTCACAGGGATCAGCATTGCTTGGTGGAAATGGACTCACAATGCCCATCATGTAGCCTGCAACAGCCTTGATCACGATCCTGATCTTCAGCATTTGCCCTTCTTAGCCGTCTCCGCGAGCCTTTTCCAATCCCTGACCTCCGTTTTCTACGGAAGAAAGCTCACGTTTGATTCGTTTGCCAGGTTCTTCGTTAGTTACCAGCACCTAACGTTTTATCCTGTTATGTGCGTTGCAAGAGTCAATCTTTATGTGCAGACATTCTTGCTCCTATTCTCCAAGAGAAAAGTGCCTGATAGAGCCTTAAACATATTGGGAATCCTTGTTTTCTGGACATGGTTCCCCCTTCTCGTTTCGTGCTTGCCTAATTGGAACGAGCGGGTTCTGTTTGTGCTGGTTAGCTTCTGTGTTACCTCAATTCAACACGTCCAATTCTGTTTGAACCATTTTGCAGCAAACGTGTACATTGGAGCACCAAAGGGCAACGACTGGTTCGAGAAACAGACAAGTGGAACTATAGATATTGCGTGCTCGGCTTGGATGGATTGGTTCTTTGGGGGGCTGCAATTCCAGCTTGAACATCATTTGTTCCCTAGGTTGCCTAGGTGCCATCTGAGAAAAATTTCTCCCTTGGTCCAAGAACTATGCAAGAAGCACAATTTGCCTTACAGGAGTTTGTCCTTCTTTGAGGCCAATATCTGGACACTAAAGACTCTCAGGACTGCAGCTCTCGAGGCTCGGGATCTATCCTCCCCTGTTTCAAAGAATCTGCTCTGGGAAGCTGTTAACACTCATGGATGA
- the LOC105173166 gene encoding protein ABIL1 isoform X2 encodes MKMEKARTEKQSMTFDELSMERSMSFVTALQELKNLRPQLYSAAEYCEKSYLNSEQKQMVLDNLKDYAVRALVNAIDHLGTVAYKLSDILEQQASEISSIDLKLTCLNQQLLTCQTYTDKEGLRQQQLLAIIPRHHKHYTLPSSVNKKVHLSPHTQPDPRQAIQLRGASVAKTLCWHLASETKSTLKGSPRGIMSIEDSKLTGKVSGVFKSLDAQGKTRMKSTPATRVAMQTLGVTRRDSLEGSKSSIPHKSLENPTKKETVPPPVRSKSMLSALFVKQKAPILRTSA; translated from the exons ATGAAGATGGAGAAAGCTAGGACGGAGAAGCAATCGATGACGTTTGATGAGTTGTCAATGGAGAGAAGTATGAGTTTTGTTACAGCATTACAG GAACTTAAGAACCTCAGACCTCAACTGTATTCTGCAGCAGAGTATTGTGAGAAGTCATATCTTAACAGTGAGCAGAAGCAGAT GGTTCTGGACAATTTGAAGGATTATGCTGTACGAGCTCTAGTCAATGCCATTGATCACCTCGGTACTGTTGCCTACAAGTTAAGTGATATTCTGGAGCAACAAGCGTCGGAAATTTCATCCATTGATTTGAAACTTACATGTCTAAATCAG CAACTTCTCACTTGTCAAACATACACGGATAAAGAAGGTCTTAGGCAGCAGCAGTTATTAGCCATCATCCCAAGGCATCACAAACATTATACTTTGCCAA GTTCTGTTAACAAGAAGGTGCACCTCAGTCCACATACACAGCCAGATCCTAGGCAAGCCATACAACTTAGAG GTGCTTCAGTTGCAAAAACACTTTGTTGGCATTTGGCATCAGAAACCAAGTCAACCTTGAAAGGCTCCCCCCGCGGTATTATGAG CATTGAGGACTCAAAACTGACTGGAAAAGTATCTGGTGTATTCAAGTCGTTAG ATGCTCAAGGGAAAACCCGGATGAAGTCTACACCAGCAACAAGGGTAGCTATGCAAACCCTGGGTGTCACACGACGA GATTCTTTGGAGGGCTCCAAATCCTCAATTCCTCATAAGTCACTTGAAAATCCAACTAAAAAGGAGACTGTTCCTCCCCCTGTCCGCAGCAAGAGCATGCTTTCAGCTCTCTTTGTCAAGCAAAAGGCACCAATCTTGAGAACAAGTGCATGA
- the LOC105173166 gene encoding protein ABIL1 isoform X4, translating to MKMEKARTEKQSMTFDELSMERSMSFVTALQELKNLRPQLYSAAEYCEKSYLNSEQKQMVLDNLKDYAVRALVNAIDHLGTVAYKLSDILEQQASEISSIDLKLTCLNQQLLTCQTYTDKEGLRQQQLLAIIPRHHKHYTLPSSVNKKVHLSPHTQPDPRQAIQLRVAKTLCWHLASETKSTLKGSPRGIMSIEDSKLTGKVSGVFKSLDAQGKTRMKSTPATRVAMQTLGVTRRDSLEGSKSSIPHKSLENPTKKETVPPPVRSKSMLSALFVKQKAPILRTSA from the exons ATGAAGATGGAGAAAGCTAGGACGGAGAAGCAATCGATGACGTTTGATGAGTTGTCAATGGAGAGAAGTATGAGTTTTGTTACAGCATTACAG GAACTTAAGAACCTCAGACCTCAACTGTATTCTGCAGCAGAGTATTGTGAGAAGTCATATCTTAACAGTGAGCAGAAGCAGAT GGTTCTGGACAATTTGAAGGATTATGCTGTACGAGCTCTAGTCAATGCCATTGATCACCTCGGTACTGTTGCCTACAAGTTAAGTGATATTCTGGAGCAACAAGCGTCGGAAATTTCATCCATTGATTTGAAACTTACATGTCTAAATCAG CAACTTCTCACTTGTCAAACATACACGGATAAAGAAGGTCTTAGGCAGCAGCAGTTATTAGCCATCATCCCAAGGCATCACAAACATTATACTTTGCCAA GTTCTGTTAACAAGAAGGTGCACCTCAGTCCACATACACAGCCAGATCCTAGGCAAGCCATACAACTTAGAG TTGCAAAAACACTTTGTTGGCATTTGGCATCAGAAACCAAGTCAACCTTGAAAGGCTCCCCCCGCGGTATTATGAG CATTGAGGACTCAAAACTGACTGGAAAAGTATCTGGTGTATTCAAGTCGTTAG ATGCTCAAGGGAAAACCCGGATGAAGTCTACACCAGCAACAAGGGTAGCTATGCAAACCCTGGGTGTCACACGACGA GATTCTTTGGAGGGCTCCAAATCCTCAATTCCTCATAAGTCACTTGAAAATCCAACTAAAAAGGAGACTGTTCCTCCCCCTGTCCGCAGCAAGAGCATGCTTTCAGCTCTCTTTGTCAAGCAAAAGGCACCAATCTTGAGAACAAGTGCATGA
- the LOC105173166 gene encoding protein ABIL1 isoform X1, whose product MKMEKARTEKQSMTFDELSMERSMSFVTALQELKNLRPQLYSAAEYCEKSYLNSEQKQMVLDNLKDYAVRALVNAIDHLGTVAYKLSDILEQQASEISSIDLKLTCLNQQLLTCQTYTDKEGLRQQQLLAIIPRHHKHYTLPSSVNKKVHLSPHTQPDPRQAIQLRGRASVAKTLCWHLASETKSTLKGSPRGIMSIEDSKLTGKVSGVFKSLDAQGKTRMKSTPATRVAMQTLGVTRRDSLEGSKSSIPHKSLENPTKKETVPPPVRSKSMLSALFVKQKAPILRTSA is encoded by the exons ATGAAGATGGAGAAAGCTAGGACGGAGAAGCAATCGATGACGTTTGATGAGTTGTCAATGGAGAGAAGTATGAGTTTTGTTACAGCATTACAG GAACTTAAGAACCTCAGACCTCAACTGTATTCTGCAGCAGAGTATTGTGAGAAGTCATATCTTAACAGTGAGCAGAAGCAGAT GGTTCTGGACAATTTGAAGGATTATGCTGTACGAGCTCTAGTCAATGCCATTGATCACCTCGGTACTGTTGCCTACAAGTTAAGTGATATTCTGGAGCAACAAGCGTCGGAAATTTCATCCATTGATTTGAAACTTACATGTCTAAATCAG CAACTTCTCACTTGTCAAACATACACGGATAAAGAAGGTCTTAGGCAGCAGCAGTTATTAGCCATCATCCCAAGGCATCACAAACATTATACTTTGCCAA GTTCTGTTAACAAGAAGGTGCACCTCAGTCCACATACACAGCCAGATCCTAGGCAAGCCATACAACTTAGAGGTC GTGCTTCAGTTGCAAAAACACTTTGTTGGCATTTGGCATCAGAAACCAAGTCAACCTTGAAAGGCTCCCCCCGCGGTATTATGAG CATTGAGGACTCAAAACTGACTGGAAAAGTATCTGGTGTATTCAAGTCGTTAG ATGCTCAAGGGAAAACCCGGATGAAGTCTACACCAGCAACAAGGGTAGCTATGCAAACCCTGGGTGTCACACGACGA GATTCTTTGGAGGGCTCCAAATCCTCAATTCCTCATAAGTCACTTGAAAATCCAACTAAAAAGGAGACTGTTCCTCCCCCTGTCCGCAGCAAGAGCATGCTTTCAGCTCTCTTTGTCAAGCAAAAGGCACCAATCTTGAGAACAAGTGCATGA
- the LOC105173166 gene encoding protein ABIL1 isoform X3, whose translation MEKARTEKQSMTFDELSMERSMSFVTALQELKNLRPQLYSAAEYCEKSYLNSEQKQMVLDNLKDYAVRALVNAIDHLGTVAYKLSDILEQQASEISSIDLKLTCLNQQLLTCQTYTDKEGLRQQQLLAIIPRHHKHYTLPSSVNKKVHLSPHTQPDPRQAIQLRGRASVAKTLCWHLASETKSTLKGSPRGIMSIEDSKLTGKVSGVFKSLDAQGKTRMKSTPATRVAMQTLGVTRRDSLEGSKSSIPHKSLENPTKKETVPPPVRSKSMLSALFVKQKAPILRTSA comes from the exons ATGGAGAAAGCTAGGACGGAGAAGCAATCGATGACGTTTGATGAGTTGTCAATGGAGAGAAGTATGAGTTTTGTTACAGCATTACAG GAACTTAAGAACCTCAGACCTCAACTGTATTCTGCAGCAGAGTATTGTGAGAAGTCATATCTTAACAGTGAGCAGAAGCAGAT GGTTCTGGACAATTTGAAGGATTATGCTGTACGAGCTCTAGTCAATGCCATTGATCACCTCGGTACTGTTGCCTACAAGTTAAGTGATATTCTGGAGCAACAAGCGTCGGAAATTTCATCCATTGATTTGAAACTTACATGTCTAAATCAG CAACTTCTCACTTGTCAAACATACACGGATAAAGAAGGTCTTAGGCAGCAGCAGTTATTAGCCATCATCCCAAGGCATCACAAACATTATACTTTGCCAA GTTCTGTTAACAAGAAGGTGCACCTCAGTCCACATACACAGCCAGATCCTAGGCAAGCCATACAACTTAGAGGTC GTGCTTCAGTTGCAAAAACACTTTGTTGGCATTTGGCATCAGAAACCAAGTCAACCTTGAAAGGCTCCCCCCGCGGTATTATGAG CATTGAGGACTCAAAACTGACTGGAAAAGTATCTGGTGTATTCAAGTCGTTAG ATGCTCAAGGGAAAACCCGGATGAAGTCTACACCAGCAACAAGGGTAGCTATGCAAACCCTGGGTGTCACACGACGA GATTCTTTGGAGGGCTCCAAATCCTCAATTCCTCATAAGTCACTTGAAAATCCAACTAAAAAGGAGACTGTTCCTCCCCCTGTCCGCAGCAAGAGCATGCTTTCAGCTCTCTTTGTCAAGCAAAAGGCACCAATCTTGAGAACAAGTGCATGA
- the LOC105173158 gene encoding uncharacterized protein LOC105173158: MALIIPSRGISSLARRETPASIIPSVRRRNVRFSVCSGVKDLQKEVLKLRGDDNYEDNVWWLYGQVKQNGPAPFPSSKTEDDEGKKQDYYVNTGYAIRSLREEFPELFYRELSFDIYRDDIVFKDPLNTFSGIQNYKSIFWALRFHGRIFFRALWVDIVSIWQPVENMIMVRWTVHGILRIPWERRSRFDGTSEYKLDKDGKIHEHKVHNIALNGPQKFQVLAVEQLIQSIGCPSTPKPTYFEFSSSSTTDTGPLVKISAVKHYLVSGLTRWLNSEAES, encoded by the exons ATGGCGCTCATAATCCCGTCGCGGGGAATTTCATCGCTCGCCCGAAGGGAAACGCCAGCGAGCATTATTCCGAGTGTCAGAAGAAGAAATGTTAGGTTCAGTGTTTGTTCGGGTGTTAAGGATTTGCAGAAGGAGGTTTTGAAATTGAGGGGTGATGATAATTATGAGGATAATGTGTGGTGGTTGTATGGGCAGGTGAAGCAAAATGGGCCGGCGCCGTTTCCGTCGAGTAAGACTGAGGATGACGAGGGTAAGAAGCAGGATTATTATGTCAACACCGGTTACGCGATTCGTTCCCTCCGAGAGGAGTTTCCGGAGCTTTTCTACAGAGAGCTCAGCTTTGATATCTACAG GGATGATATTGTCTTCAAAGATCCACTCAACACCTTTTCTGGTATACAGAACTATAAGTCCATCTTCTGGGCATTGAGATTTCATGGAAGAATCTTCTTTAGGGCCTTGTGGGTGGACATTGTAAGCATATGGCAGCCTGTGGAGAACATGATAATGGTTCGTTGGACTGTTCATGGCATTCTACGAATTCCATGGGAGAGACGTAGCAGATTTGATGGCACCTCAGAGTACAAGCTTGATAAGGATGGGAAGATCCACGAGCACAAAGTTCATAATATTGCTCTGAACGGACCCCAAAAGTTTCAAGTACTAGCTGTGGAGCAGTTGATTCAGTCAATTGGCTGCCCCTCCACTCCAAAGCCAACTTATTTCGAGTTTTCATCTTCTTCAACGACAGATACTGGTCCATTAGTGAAAATCTCTGCTGTCAAACACTATTTAGTTTCTGGTCTAACCAGATGGTTGAATTCTGAGGCTGAATCATGA
- the LOC105173199 gene encoding rRNA-processing protein FCF1 homolog: MGKAKKTPKFAVMKKIVTHKAIKQYKEEVLNPNKKDLSKEKLPRNVPQVSSALYFKYNTALGPPYRVLVDTNFINFSIQNKLDLEKGMMDCLYAKCTPCITDCVMAELEKLGQKYRVALRIAKDPRFERLPCTHKGTYADDCLVDRVTQHKCYIVATCDRDLKRRIRKIPGVPIMYITQHKYSIERLPEATIGGAPRM, translated from the exons ATGGGAAAAGCGAAGAAAACCCCCAAGTTTGCTGTGATGAAGAAAATCGTCACCCATAAAGCAATTAAACA ATATAAAGAGGAGGTCTTGAACCCTAACAAGAAAGACTTGAGCAAGGAGAAACTTCCGAGAAATGT TCCGCAAGTTTCTTCTGCGCTTTACTTCAAGTACAACACTGCATTGGGGCCACCATACCGGGTTTTGGTCGATactaatttcattaatttctcCATCCAAAACAAA TTGGATTTGGAGAAAGGAATGATGGACTGCTTATATGCAAAAT GCACTCCTTGCATCACAGACTGCGTTATGGCTGAGCTTGAGAAGTTGGGGCAGAAATACCGAGTTGCTCTAAG AATTGCCAAGGATCCTCGATTTGAAAGGCTTCCCTGTACTCACAAAGGAACTTATGCTGATGATTGCCTGGTTGATAGGGTGACACAG CACAAGTGCTACATTGTTGCAACCTGTGATCGAGATTTGAAGCGAAGAATCCGCAAG ATCCCTGGAGTACCAATCATGTATATTACTCAGCACAAGTATTCCATTGAACGGCTGCCTGAGGCTACCATTGGCGGAG CTCCTAGAATGTGA
- the LOC105173150 gene encoding hevamine-A-like produces MDLKRSISPSLLSLAMLMLVVGSEAGGISIYWGQNGNEGTLADTCATGNYEYVILAFLSSFGNGQKPMLNLAGHCDPYSNGCTGLSSDIKSCQAKGIKVLLSIGGGAGGYTLASSQDARQLATYLWNNFLGGNSSSRPLGEAVLDGIDFDIEGGTSQHWDELARFLAAYSKRGKKVYLTAAPQCPFPDAWVGGALKTGLFDYVWVQFYNNPPCQYTSGDIDNLEDAWKTWTSSVPATKIFLGLPAAPDAAGSGFVPVADLISTVLPGIKSSNKYGGVMLWSKYYDDETGYSSAIKSHV; encoded by the coding sequence ATGGATTTGAAGAGATCGATTTCACCAAGTCTCCTTTCACTAGCAATGCTAATGCTGGTGGTGGGCTCTGAAGCTGGAGGGATTTCAATTTACTGGGGACAGAATGGAAATGAGGGGACGCTAGCTGATACGTGTGCCACCGGTAACTATGAATACGTGATCTTAGCCTTCCTTTCATCATTTGGCAATGGGCAGAAACCAATGCTCAATCTGGCCGGTCACTGTGATCCATACAGCAACGGCTGCACCGGTTTGAGCTCTGATATAAAATCATGCCAGGCTAAAGGAATCAAAGTGTTGCTCTCGATTGGAGGAGGCGCTGGTGGCTATACCCTTGCTTCGTCTCAGGACGCAAGGCAACTCGCCACTTACCTCTGGAACAACTTCTTGGGTGGGAACTCATCGTCTCGGCCTCTTGGTGAGGCAGTTTTGGATGGAATTGACTTTGATATCGAAGGTGGAACGAGCCAACACTGGGACGAACTTGCACGGTTTCTAGCTGCTTACAGCAAGAGAGGTAAGAAGGTCTACTTAACCGCGGCTCCTCAATGCCCGTTCCCTGATGCTTGGGTTGGAGGTGCCTTGAAGACAGGCCTCTTCGACTACGTTTGGGTTCAGTTCTACAATAACCCTCCTTGCCAGTACACTTCCGGTGACATTGACAATCTTGAAGACGCATGGAAGACATGGACTTCATCCGTTCCTGCCACAAAGATATTCTTGGGACTACCGGCAGCACCAGATGCAGCTGGAAGTGGATTTGTTCCTGTGGCTGATCTGATTTCAACAGTTCTACCAGGTATTAAGAGTTCTAACAAGTATGGAGGTGTTATGCTCTGGTCCAAGTACTATGATGATGAAACTGGCTATAGCTCTGCCATTAAAAGCCATGTCTAG
- the LOC105173166 gene encoding protein ABIL1 isoform X5: MNGFIFAELKNLRPQLYSAAEYCEKSYLNSEQKQMVLDNLKDYAVRALVNAIDHLGTVAYKLSDILEQQASEISSIDLKLTCLNQQLLTCQTYTDKEGLRQQQLLAIIPRHHKHYTLPSSVNKKVHLSPHTQPDPRQAIQLRGRASVAKTLCWHLASETKSTLKGSPRGIMSIEDSKLTGKVSGVFKSLDAQGKTRMKSTPATRVAMQTLGVTRRDSLEGSKSSIPHKSLENPTKKETVPPPVRSKSMLSALFVKQKAPILRTSA; the protein is encoded by the exons ATGAACGGTTTCATTTTTGCG GAACTTAAGAACCTCAGACCTCAACTGTATTCTGCAGCAGAGTATTGTGAGAAGTCATATCTTAACAGTGAGCAGAAGCAGAT GGTTCTGGACAATTTGAAGGATTATGCTGTACGAGCTCTAGTCAATGCCATTGATCACCTCGGTACTGTTGCCTACAAGTTAAGTGATATTCTGGAGCAACAAGCGTCGGAAATTTCATCCATTGATTTGAAACTTACATGTCTAAATCAG CAACTTCTCACTTGTCAAACATACACGGATAAAGAAGGTCTTAGGCAGCAGCAGTTATTAGCCATCATCCCAAGGCATCACAAACATTATACTTTGCCAA GTTCTGTTAACAAGAAGGTGCACCTCAGTCCACATACACAGCCAGATCCTAGGCAAGCCATACAACTTAGAGGTC GTGCTTCAGTTGCAAAAACACTTTGTTGGCATTTGGCATCAGAAACCAAGTCAACCTTGAAAGGCTCCCCCCGCGGTATTATGAG CATTGAGGACTCAAAACTGACTGGAAAAGTATCTGGTGTATTCAAGTCGTTAG ATGCTCAAGGGAAAACCCGGATGAAGTCTACACCAGCAACAAGGGTAGCTATGCAAACCCTGGGTGTCACACGACGA GATTCTTTGGAGGGCTCCAAATCCTCAATTCCTCATAAGTCACTTGAAAATCCAACTAAAAAGGAGACTGTTCCTCCCCCTGTCCGCAGCAAGAGCATGCTTTCAGCTCTCTTTGTCAAGCAAAAGGCACCAATCTTGAGAACAAGTGCATGA
- the LOC105173166 gene encoding protein ABIL1 isoform X6, whose translation MLRVLDNLKDYAVRALVNAIDHLGTVAYKLSDILEQQASEISSIDLKLTCLNQQLLTCQTYTDKEGLRQQQLLAIIPRHHKHYTLPSSVNKKVHLSPHTQPDPRQAIQLRGRASVAKTLCWHLASETKSTLKGSPRGIMSIEDSKLTGKVSGVFKSLDAQGKTRMKSTPATRVAMQTLGVTRRDSLEGSKSSIPHKSLENPTKKETVPPPVRSKSMLSALFVKQKAPILRTSA comes from the exons ATGTTACG GGTTCTGGACAATTTGAAGGATTATGCTGTACGAGCTCTAGTCAATGCCATTGATCACCTCGGTACTGTTGCCTACAAGTTAAGTGATATTCTGGAGCAACAAGCGTCGGAAATTTCATCCATTGATTTGAAACTTACATGTCTAAATCAG CAACTTCTCACTTGTCAAACATACACGGATAAAGAAGGTCTTAGGCAGCAGCAGTTATTAGCCATCATCCCAAGGCATCACAAACATTATACTTTGCCAA GTTCTGTTAACAAGAAGGTGCACCTCAGTCCACATACACAGCCAGATCCTAGGCAAGCCATACAACTTAGAGGTC GTGCTTCAGTTGCAAAAACACTTTGTTGGCATTTGGCATCAGAAACCAAGTCAACCTTGAAAGGCTCCCCCCGCGGTATTATGAG CATTGAGGACTCAAAACTGACTGGAAAAGTATCTGGTGTATTCAAGTCGTTAG ATGCTCAAGGGAAAACCCGGATGAAGTCTACACCAGCAACAAGGGTAGCTATGCAAACCCTGGGTGTCACACGACGA GATTCTTTGGAGGGCTCCAAATCCTCAATTCCTCATAAGTCACTTGAAAATCCAACTAAAAAGGAGACTGTTCCTCCCCCTGTCCGCAGCAAGAGCATGCTTTCAGCTCTCTTTGTCAAGCAAAAGGCACCAATCTTGAGAACAAGTGCATGA